From Procambarus clarkii isolate CNS0578487 chromosome 49, FALCON_Pclarkii_2.0, whole genome shotgun sequence, a single genomic window includes:
- the LOC138351443 gene encoding keratin-associated protein 13-2-like translates to MSAICKTGSLPSTSCKTGSHPSTSCKTVSHPSTSCKTGSYPSTSCKTVSHPSTSCKTGSHPSTSCKTVSHPSTSCKTGSHPSTSCKTGSHPSTSCKTGSHPSTSCKTGSHPSTSCKTVSHPSTSCKTVSHPSTSCKTVSHPSTSCKTGSHPSTSCKTGAHPSTSCKTVSHPSTSCKTVSHPSTSCKTVSHPSTSCKTVSHPSTSCKTVSHPSTSCKTGAHPSTSCKTVSHPSTSVSPTKSSRRL, encoded by the exons ATGAGCG CCATCTGCAAGACTGGCTCCCTCCCGTCCACTTCCTGCAAGACTGGCTCCCACCCGTCCACTTCCTGCAAGACTGTCTCCCACCCGTCCACTTCCTGCAAGACTGGCTCCTACCCGTCCACTTCCTGCAAGACTGTCTCCCACCCGTCCACTTCCTGCAAGACTGGCTCCCATCCGTCCACTTCCTGCAAGACTGTCTCCCACCCGTCCACTTCCTGCAAGACTGGCTCCCACCCGTCCACTTCCTGCAAGACTGGCTCCCACCCGTCCACTTCCTGCAAGACTGGCTCCCACCCGTCCACTTCCTGCAAGACTGGCTCCCACCCGTCCACTTCCTGCAAGACTGTCTCCCACCCGTCCACTTCCTGCAAGACTGTGTCCCACCCGTCCACTTCCTGCAAGACTGTCTCCCACCCGTCCACTTCCTGCAAGACTGGCTCCCACCCGTCCACTTCCTGCAAGACTGGCGCCCACCCGTCCACTTCCTGCAAGACTGTCTCCCACCCGTCCACTTCCTGCAAGACTGTCTCCCACCCGTCCACTTCCTGCAAGACTGTCTCCCACCCGTCCACTTCCTGCAAGACTGTCTCCCACCCGTCCACTTCCTGCAAGACTGTCTCCCACCCGTCCACTTCCTGCAAGACTGGCGCCCACCCGTCCACTTCCTGCAAGACTGTCTCCCACCCGTCCACTTCCGTCTCGCCCACCAAGTCTTCCCgtcgcttgtga